From a single Mycolicibacterium moriokaense genomic region:
- a CDS encoding DMT family transporter translates to MPEKLVLGAVLSSLSFFCTAVVSALAKAAEVLTSAAVVLLFQNLICFLIILPFVLRGGLSSLKTEKPGLHVLRAVSGTACWYALFVAITMMPLTNAILLTFSAPLWMPLIARVLFREKVSMATWVGAAIGFVGVIMVLQPHHQKFNIGALIALAGALCLAIALMSVRWLGATEPTPRILFYYFGISTVLCTPFAIADWRPFGVGGSIYLIGIALALLMSQGFIVLAYRYASAVKVGPFVYTVIVFTALIDWVLWNHVPTLLGVVGIALVMGGGVIAVLRKASGCQPVAVA, encoded by the coding sequence ATGCCTGAGAAACTGGTTCTCGGCGCGGTACTGAGCTCGCTGTCCTTCTTCTGCACCGCGGTGGTGAGCGCCCTGGCGAAGGCGGCCGAAGTGCTCACGTCGGCGGCGGTCGTCCTGCTGTTTCAGAACCTCATCTGCTTTCTGATCATCCTGCCGTTCGTGCTCCGCGGCGGTCTTTCGTCTCTGAAGACCGAGAAGCCGGGGCTGCATGTTTTGCGGGCGGTGAGCGGTACGGCCTGCTGGTACGCCCTCTTCGTCGCCATCACCATGATGCCGTTGACGAATGCCATCCTGTTGACGTTCAGCGCTCCGCTGTGGATGCCGCTGATCGCGCGAGTGTTGTTCCGCGAGAAAGTATCCATGGCGACGTGGGTCGGCGCCGCCATCGGCTTCGTCGGGGTGATCATGGTCCTGCAGCCCCACCATCAGAAGTTCAACATCGGCGCACTCATCGCACTGGCCGGCGCGTTGTGCCTCGCCATCGCCTTGATGTCGGTCCGCTGGCTGGGGGCCACGGAGCCCACACCGCGAATTCTCTTCTACTACTTCGGAATCTCCACGGTGCTGTGTACGCCGTTTGCCATCGCCGACTGGCGGCCCTTTGGGGTGGGTGGATCCATCTACCTGATCGGCATCGCGCTGGCGCTGCTGATGAGTCAAGGATTCATCGTCCTCGCCTATCGCTATGCCTCAGCTGTCAAAGTAGGGCCGTTCGTCTACACCGTCATCGTTTTCACAGCCCTCATCGACTGGGTGCTCTGGAACCACGTACCGACGCTGCTCGGTGTCGTCGGCATCGCGTTGGTCATGGGCGGCGGGGTCATCGCGGTTCTGAGGAAGGCCAGTGGGTGTCAACCGGTCGCCGTCGCATGA
- a CDS encoding SRPBCC family protein → MGAPAAADSSLTVKRDTTATRKQVWDVIADGWTYSQWVVGNSRMRAVEPTWPAVGSKIHHTIGIWPVVINDETEVESCTPMEELVLLARTRPFGQARITLRLYDTADGCRIEMAEVPVGGPLNLIPRRLALAAAFPRNRECTWRLAALAERRTKVD, encoded by the coding sequence ATGGGCGCGCCTGCGGCTGCTGACAGCTCGTTGACCGTCAAACGCGACACCACCGCCACGCGCAAGCAGGTATGGGACGTGATCGCCGACGGCTGGACCTACTCGCAATGGGTGGTGGGCAACAGCCGGATGCGGGCCGTCGAGCCGACCTGGCCCGCGGTCGGCAGCAAGATCCACCACACCATCGGGATCTGGCCGGTCGTCATCAACGACGAGACCGAGGTCGAATCGTGCACGCCGATGGAGGAACTGGTGCTGCTGGCACGCACCCGGCCGTTCGGCCAGGCGCGGATCACGTTGCGGCTCTACGACACTGCCGATGGATGCCGGATCGAGATGGCGGAGGTGCCCGTCGGCGGCCCGCTGAATCTGATTCCGCGTCGCCTCGCGTTGGCGGCGGCGTTTCCCCGTAACCGGGAATGCACATGGCGGTTGGCCGCGCTGGCGGAGCGTCGTACAAAAGTAGACTGA
- the kdpA gene encoding potassium-transporting ATPase subunit KdpA produces MSSDAAGILFLISLIIGLAVVHVPLGDYMYRVYSSERDLRGERILYRLIGADPKAEQTWGAYARSVLAFSAVSVLFLFIFQLVQGTLPLHLNHPATAMTPALAWNTAVSFVTNTNWQAYSGESTQGHLVQMAGLAVQNFVSAAVGMAVAMAFVRALARRNTSELGNFWVDLARGSIRILLPLSVIGALILVVGGTIQNWDLHTQVATTLAGGQQTIPGGPVASQEAIKLLGTNGGGFFNVNSAHPFENPTAWTNWVEIFLLSCIAFSLPRTFGRMVDSRRQGYAIAAVMSVIALISMALIVTFQVQAHGTVPTAVGSAMEGVEQRFGVPDSAVFADLTTLTSTGAVDSFHDSYTSLGGMITLFNMQLGEVAPGGVGSGLYGMLVLAIITVFIAGLMVGRTPEYLGKKMTPREIKLAATYFLITPLIVLTGTAAAMAMPGQRASMLNGGPHGLSEVLYAFTSAANNNGSAFAGISVNTDWYNTALGLAMLLGRFLPIIFVLALAGALAKQGKTPVSVGTLPTHRPQFVGMVSGVTLILVALTFLPMLALGPLAEGIH; encoded by the coding sequence TTGTCTTCCGACGCCGCGGGGATCCTCTTCCTCATCTCCCTCATCATCGGCCTTGCGGTCGTCCACGTGCCCTTGGGCGACTACATGTACCGCGTCTACTCGTCCGAACGCGATCTGCGCGGTGAGCGAATCCTCTACCGGCTGATCGGCGCCGATCCCAAGGCCGAGCAGACCTGGGGCGCCTACGCCCGCAGCGTGCTGGCGTTCTCAGCGGTCAGCGTGCTGTTCCTGTTCATCTTCCAACTCGTGCAGGGCACGCTGCCGCTACACCTCAACCATCCAGCCACGGCCATGACCCCGGCGCTGGCCTGGAACACCGCCGTCAGCTTCGTCACCAACACCAACTGGCAGGCGTATTCGGGTGAGTCAACCCAGGGCCACCTGGTGCAGATGGCCGGCCTGGCCGTGCAGAACTTCGTCTCCGCAGCAGTCGGCATGGCGGTGGCGATGGCGTTCGTGCGCGCCCTGGCCCGGCGCAACACGTCAGAACTCGGCAACTTCTGGGTCGACCTCGCCCGCGGCAGCATCCGAATCCTGTTGCCGCTCTCGGTGATCGGTGCCCTGATACTCGTCGTCGGCGGCACCATCCAAAACTGGGATCTGCACACGCAGGTCGCCACCACCCTGGCAGGAGGACAGCAGACCATCCCCGGCGGTCCGGTCGCCAGCCAGGAAGCCATCAAGCTGCTCGGCACCAACGGCGGCGGATTCTTCAACGTCAACTCCGCGCATCCCTTCGAGAACCCGACCGCATGGACGAACTGGGTCGAGATCTTCCTGCTGTCCTGCATCGCGTTCTCCCTGCCGCGCACCTTCGGCCGCATGGTCGACAGTCGCAGGCAGGGATACGCGATCGCGGCGGTCATGTCGGTGATCGCACTGATCAGCATGGCGCTGATCGTGACCTTCCAAGTGCAGGCACACGGAACGGTCCCGACTGCAGTGGGATCGGCGATGGAAGGCGTCGAACAGCGCTTCGGTGTACCGGATTCCGCGGTATTCGCCGACCTCACGACGTTGACGTCCACCGGTGCGGTCGACTCGTTCCATGACTCCTACACCAGCCTCGGCGGCATGATCACGCTGTTCAACATGCAGCTCGGCGAGGTCGCACCGGGCGGCGTGGGCTCGGGCCTCTACGGCATGCTGGTGCTGGCGATCATCACGGTGTTCATCGCGGGTTTGATGGTCGGCCGCACGCCGGAGTACCTGGGAAAGAAGATGACCCCGCGTGAGATCAAGCTTGCGGCAACCTATTTCCTCATTACGCCGTTGATCGTGTTGACGGGAACCGCCGCCGCAATGGCCATGCCGGGACAAAGAGCGAGCATGCTCAACGGCGGGCCGCACGGCCTCTCGGAAGTGCTGTACGCCTTCACCTCCGCCGCCAACAACAACGGGTCGGCGTTCGCCGGCATCTCTGTCAACACCGACTGGTACAACACCGCACTCGGGCTGGCCATGTTGCTGGGCCGCTTCCTGCCGATCATCTTCGTGCTGGCCCTCGCCGGTGCCCTGGCCAAGCAGGGCAAGACGCCCGTCTCCGTCGGCACGCTACCGACACACCGGCCGCAGTTCGTCGGCATGGTCTCCGGCGTGACGTTGATCCTGGTCGCCCTGACCTTCCTTCCCATGCTCGCGCTGGGACCCCTCGCCGAAGGAATCCACTGA
- the kdpF gene encoding K(+)-transporting ATPase subunit F, with the protein MGRGPVIDNVVGLVLAVLIAVFLFAALLFPERF; encoded by the coding sequence GTGGGTCGAGGGCCTGTGATCGACAACGTCGTGGGCCTCGTCCTCGCGGTCCTCATCGCAGTCTTCCTCTTCGCCGCCCTGCTGTTTCCGGAGAGGTTCTGA
- a CDS encoding potassium-transporting ATPase subunit C: MNSPNLVRQHWAALRALLVLTVILGIAYPVFIWLVAQIPGLNDKANGSLIEVDGRLVGSSLIGQSFTDADGNPITRYFQSRPSAAGDGYNPLATSASNLGPESIVDEPDKPSLLTLVCERSAAVGETDGVDGTRPFCTGGGVGAVLSVIGPRDARGNVVHPTRVVSVNEPCATTQTPFLDFYEGVRVECATPGEDYSIGQIVPIRGNASADPAVPADAVTASGSGLDPDISLAYADIQVDRVATARGISPDQVRDVVAAHTDGRYLGFFGEPTVNVLQLNLDLDQKYPAKS; this comes from the coding sequence ATGAACTCTCCCAACCTCGTTCGTCAGCACTGGGCGGCGCTGCGCGCGCTGCTGGTGCTCACCGTGATCCTCGGTATCGCCTACCCGGTGTTCATCTGGCTGGTGGCGCAGATCCCGGGCCTCAACGACAAAGCCAACGGTTCGCTCATCGAGGTCGACGGAAGACTGGTGGGCAGCAGCCTGATCGGCCAGTCGTTCACCGACGCCGACGGCAACCCGATAACTCGGTACTTCCAGAGCCGACCGTCCGCGGCCGGCGACGGATATAACCCGCTGGCCACCAGCGCGAGCAACCTGGGGCCGGAGAGCATCGTCGATGAACCGGACAAGCCCAGCCTGCTGACCCTGGTGTGCGAGCGCAGCGCGGCAGTCGGTGAGACCGACGGTGTCGACGGCACACGGCCGTTCTGCACGGGTGGCGGTGTCGGCGCGGTGCTGTCGGTGATCGGGCCGCGCGATGCGCGCGGCAACGTCGTCCACCCGACACGAGTGGTCAGCGTCAACGAACCGTGCGCGACCACCCAGACACCGTTTCTCGACTTCTACGAAGGGGTCCGCGTCGAGTGCGCGACTCCGGGTGAGGACTACAGCATCGGTCAGATCGTCCCGATCCGCGGCAATGCCTCCGCCGATCCCGCGGTGCCCGCCGACGCGGTGACCGCAAGCGGAAGCGGACTCGATCCGGACATCTCGCTCGCGTACGCAGACATTCAGGTGGACCGGGTGGCCACCGCACGCGGCATCAGTCCCGACCAGGTCCGTGACGTCGTAGCGGCCCACACCGACGGCAGGTACCTCGGATTCTTCGGCGAGCCTACGGTCAACGTGCTGCAGCTCAACCTGGACCTCGACCAGAAGTATCCGGCAAAAAGCTGA
- a CDS encoding response regulator, with amino-acid sequence MTTKTRVLVIDDEPQILRALRINLSVRGYEVFTAASGVEALRKAADHRPDVIVLDLGLPDMSGIDVLGGLRGWLTAPVIVLSARTDSSDKVEALDAGADDYVTKPFGMDEFLARLRAAVRRAAAASDTDEPVIETSSFTVDLAAKKVTKNGAEVHLTPTEWGMLEMLVRNRGKLVGREELLKEVWGPAYAKETHYLRVYLAQLRRKLEDDPSHPVHLLTEAGMGYRFQQ; translated from the coding sequence ATGACCACGAAGACCCGGGTACTTGTCATCGACGACGAACCGCAGATCCTGCGGGCATTGCGCATCAATCTGTCGGTGCGCGGCTACGAGGTGTTCACCGCGGCCAGCGGCGTAGAGGCGCTTCGCAAGGCGGCCGACCATCGGCCTGACGTCATCGTGCTGGACCTCGGCCTGCCCGACATGTCCGGTATCGACGTGCTCGGCGGCTTGCGGGGCTGGCTGACCGCACCGGTGATCGTGCTCTCGGCTCGTACAGACTCCTCCGACAAGGTCGAGGCGCTGGACGCCGGCGCGGACGACTACGTCACCAAACCCTTTGGCATGGACGAGTTTCTGGCTCGCCTGCGCGCCGCGGTGCGTCGGGCCGCGGCGGCGTCGGACACCGACGAGCCCGTGATCGAGACGTCGTCGTTCACCGTCGACCTGGCCGCCAAGAAGGTGACCAAGAACGGTGCCGAGGTGCACCTGACGCCGACCGAATGGGGCATGCTCGAGATGCTGGTGCGTAACCGCGGAAAGCTCGTCGGCCGCGAGGAACTCCTCAAAGAGGTATGGGGCCCGGCCTACGCCAAGGAGACGCACTACCTGCGGGTGTACTTGGCGCAGCTGCGGCGCAAGCTCGAAGACGACCCGTCGCACCCGGTGCATCTGCTCACCGAGGCGGGGATGGGTTACCGCTTCCAGCAGTAG
- a CDS encoding alpha/beta fold hydrolase has protein sequence MTVEPPQIEGVRRSFVEANGVRFHVTESGPPDGRPVVALHGWPQHHYEWRDLLVDPPAGLRIIAPDLPGYGWSGPAPHRWAKEDVATDVLALLDVLGLDRVLLVAHDWGAYVGYRMILRAPERFDGYLAMNINHPWQRPADVLPHLWKLAYQVPLAAFGVFVQQRTKFIERLMFGIGSDLPPEDARLFAERFRDPVCARAGRDTYRTFLTRELPSAGRNPETRRATVPIRVLFGTRDRAVSVSMVSPETANADDYTLETVDATHFVVDERPDLVRKKLIALAEETARA, from the coding sequence ATGACTGTCGAACCACCCCAGATAGAAGGTGTGCGCCGGTCGTTCGTCGAAGCCAACGGCGTGCGGTTCCACGTGACCGAGTCCGGTCCGCCCGACGGCCGCCCAGTCGTCGCGCTGCACGGGTGGCCGCAGCACCACTACGAGTGGCGCGACCTGCTGGTCGACCCGCCGGCCGGACTGCGGATCATCGCCCCTGACCTGCCCGGATACGGATGGTCAGGCCCTGCCCCGCATCGCTGGGCCAAGGAGGACGTCGCCACGGACGTCCTTGCGCTGCTCGATGTGCTGGGCCTCGACCGCGTCCTGCTGGTGGCCCACGACTGGGGGGCGTACGTGGGGTACCGCATGATCCTGCGGGCTCCGGAGCGCTTCGACGGCTACCTCGCGATGAATATCAACCATCCGTGGCAGCGGCCGGCCGACGTGCTGCCGCATCTGTGGAAGCTCGCCTACCAGGTGCCGCTGGCGGCGTTCGGGGTCTTCGTCCAACAACGCACGAAGTTCATCGAAAGGCTGATGTTCGGTATCGGGTCCGACCTGCCGCCCGAAGACGCGCGCCTGTTCGCCGAACGCTTCCGCGATCCGGTGTGCGCACGCGCAGGCAGGGACACCTACCGCACGTTTCTGACACGCGAATTGCCCAGCGCGGGAAGGAATCCCGAGACCCGACGGGCGACGGTCCCGATCCGCGTGCTGTTCGGAACCCGGGACCGCGCCGTCTCCGTATCCATGGTGTCGCCGGAGACGGCGAACGCCGACGACTACACGCTGGAGACGGTCGATGCCACGCACTTCGTCGTCGACGAGCGGCCGGACCTGGTCCGCAAGAAGCTGATCGCGCTGGCCGAGGAGACCGCGCGGGCCTGA
- the kdpB gene encoding potassium-transporting ATPase subunit KdpB, translating to MSLTLETASTARSQPNTPRRVQGGLLDPKMLWKSLPDALRKLNPRTLWRNPVMFIVEIGAVWSTILAVLDPSWFAWLIVGWLWLTVVFANLAEAVAEGRGKAQAESLRKTKTATMARRLIGWAPGAPGREEEVAAPLLQQGDIVVVEAGQSIPGDGDVVEGIASVDESAITGESAPVIRESGGDRSAVTGGTTVLSDRIVVRITQKQGESFIDRMIALVEGANRQKTPNEIALNILLASLTIIFVFAVATLQPLAIYSKVNNPGVPDSLALNANGVSGIVMVALLVCLIPTTIGALLSAIGIAGMDRLVQRNVLAMSGRAVEAAGDVNTLLLDKTGTITLGNRQAAAFVPLAGVTAEALADAAQLSSLADETPEGRSIVVYAKREYGLRTRTHGELVNATWIEFSATTRMSGVDLGGHKLRKGAASTVAEWVRSEGGTVPTQLGDIVDDISAAGGTPLVVGQVVDGTAEVLGVIHLKDVVKQGMRERFDEMRRMGIRTVMITGDNPLTAKAIADEAGVDDFLAEATPEDKMALIKKEQAGGKLVAMTGDGTNDAPALAQADVGVAMNTGTSAAKEAGNMVDLDSDPTKLIEIVEIGKQLLITRGALTTFSIANDIAKYFAIIPALFVAMFPGLDLLNVMRLHSPQSAILSAVIFNALVIIALIPLSLRGVRYTPASASKLLSRNLYIYGLGGIVAPFIGIKLIDLIVQLFPGM from the coding sequence ATGTCTCTGACGCTCGAAACCGCGTCGACTGCGCGGTCGCAACCCAATACGCCCAGGCGTGTTCAGGGTGGCCTGCTCGACCCGAAGATGCTCTGGAAGTCGCTGCCGGACGCGCTACGCAAGCTCAACCCCCGCACGCTGTGGCGCAACCCCGTCATGTTCATCGTCGAGATCGGCGCCGTGTGGAGCACGATTCTCGCCGTCCTCGATCCATCGTGGTTCGCCTGGCTGATCGTCGGATGGCTTTGGCTCACAGTGGTGTTCGCCAACCTCGCCGAGGCAGTGGCCGAGGGCCGGGGCAAGGCGCAGGCCGAGTCGCTACGCAAGACCAAGACGGCCACCATGGCGCGACGCCTCATCGGCTGGGCGCCGGGCGCACCCGGCCGGGAAGAGGAAGTCGCCGCACCACTGCTGCAACAGGGCGACATCGTCGTCGTCGAGGCAGGCCAGTCCATCCCTGGCGACGGTGACGTCGTGGAAGGCATTGCGTCGGTGGACGAATCGGCGATCACCGGCGAGTCAGCACCCGTCATCCGCGAATCCGGCGGCGACCGCTCGGCAGTCACCGGCGGTACCACGGTGCTGTCCGACCGCATCGTCGTCAGGATCACCCAGAAGCAGGGCGAGAGCTTCATCGACCGGATGATCGCGCTCGTCGAAGGCGCCAACCGGCAGAAGACGCCGAACGAGATCGCGCTGAACATCCTGCTGGCCTCGTTGACGATCATCTTCGTGTTCGCCGTCGCCACCCTGCAGCCGCTGGCCATCTACTCCAAGGTCAACAATCCGGGTGTACCGGACTCCCTGGCACTCAACGCAAACGGCGTCAGCGGGATCGTCATGGTGGCGCTGCTGGTGTGCCTCATCCCGACCACGATCGGCGCGCTGTTGTCGGCCATCGGGATCGCCGGCATGGACCGCCTGGTACAGCGCAACGTGCTCGCCATGTCGGGGCGTGCGGTGGAGGCCGCCGGTGACGTCAACACCCTCCTACTCGACAAGACCGGGACCATCACCCTGGGTAACCGGCAGGCCGCGGCGTTCGTTCCGCTCGCCGGGGTGACGGCCGAGGCGCTCGCCGACGCCGCGCAGTTGTCCAGCCTCGCCGACGAGACACCGGAAGGTCGGTCAATCGTCGTGTACGCCAAACGGGAATACGGACTGCGGACACGCACCCACGGCGAGCTCGTCAACGCCACCTGGATCGAATTCAGCGCGACCACAAGGATGTCCGGCGTCGACCTGGGCGGTCACAAGCTGCGCAAAGGCGCGGCAAGCACGGTGGCCGAGTGGGTGCGCTCCGAGGGCGGGACCGTGCCGACGCAACTCGGTGACATCGTCGACGACATCTCCGCCGCCGGCGGCACGCCGCTGGTTGTGGGCCAGGTGGTCGACGGCACGGCCGAGGTGCTGGGCGTCATCCACCTCAAGGACGTCGTTAAACAGGGCATGCGGGAACGGTTCGACGAGATGCGGCGGATGGGCATCCGCACCGTGATGATCACTGGCGACAACCCGTTGACCGCCAAAGCTATTGCCGACGAAGCCGGCGTCGACGACTTCCTCGCCGAGGCCACTCCCGAAGACAAGATGGCCCTGATCAAGAAGGAACAGGCCGGCGGCAAGCTCGTCGCGATGACGGGTGACGGCACCAACGACGCGCCCGCGCTCGCGCAGGCCGACGTCGGCGTCGCAATGAACACCGGCACCTCCGCGGCCAAAGAGGCCGGCAACATGGTCGATCTCGACTCCGACCCGACCAAACTCATCGAAATCGTCGAAATCGGGAAACAGCTGCTCATCACGCGGGGTGCGTTGACGACGTTCTCGATCGCCAACGACATCGCGAAGTACTTCGCGATCATCCCCGCACTGTTCGTCGCCATGTTCCCCGGCCTGGACCTGCTGAACGTCATGCGGCTGCACAGCCCGCAGTCGGCGATCCTGTCGGCGGTGATCTTCAACGCGTTGGTCATCATTGCGCTGATCCCGCTCTCGCTTCGGGGAGTGCGTTACACGCCGGCCAGCGCGTCGAAGTTGTTGAGCCGCAACCTCTACATCTACGGCCTCGGCGGAATCGTCGCCCCATTCATCGGCATCAAGCTGATCGATTTGATCGTCCAACTGTTCCCAGGAATGTGA
- a CDS encoding DUF309 domain-containing protein has translation MADRDRDEFGKARSSRPRDALGRPLPHGSQGVVRIPDDLDLTPADSLAYAQDLLDQGLAFNAHEVLEAAWKSAPDDEREMWQGLAQLAVGITHIQRGNTAGATGVLTRAADRLGAVGRPARHGVDVDGLVTHARALIDDLALGNDVDDARLRPRLVYREQT, from the coding sequence GTGGCGGACCGCGATCGCGACGAGTTCGGCAAGGCGCGTAGCAGTCGACCGCGCGACGCGCTCGGACGTCCGCTACCGCACGGCAGCCAAGGTGTCGTGCGGATACCCGACGATCTGGACCTGACGCCGGCCGACTCGCTGGCCTACGCGCAGGACCTGCTGGACCAAGGGTTGGCGTTCAACGCGCACGAGGTGCTCGAGGCGGCGTGGAAGAGCGCACCCGACGATGAGCGCGAAATGTGGCAGGGACTGGCCCAGCTCGCCGTCGGCATCACCCACATTCAGCGAGGAAACACCGCCGGGGCGACGGGCGTGTTGACGCGCGCCGCGGATCGCCTCGGCGCGGTGGGCCGTCCGGCGCGTCACGGCGTCGATGTCGACGGGCTGGTAACGCACGCTCGTGCCCTAATCGACGACCTCGCTTTGGGCAACGACGTCGACGATGCGCGTCTGCGGCCCCGCCTCGTTTACCGCGAGCAGACGTAA
- a CDS encoding sensor histidine kinase, translated as MTVRTGAQKKRGELRIYLGAAPGVGKTYAMLGEAHRRLERGTDVVAAVVETHGRTKTAELLEGVENVPPKLIEYRGKQFPELDVEAVLRRAPQVVLVDELAHTNTPGSKNPKRWQDVEELLDAGITVISTVNVQHLESLNDVVTQITGIEQQEKVPDEIVRAADQIELVDITPEALRRRLAHGNVYAPERIDAAMSNYFRRGNLTALRELALLWLADQVDSALERYREENQITATWEARERVVVAVTGGAESETLVRRASRIASKSSAELMVVHVVRGDGLSGVSALQMGKIRELAASLGATVHTVVGDDVPSALMDFARDENATQLVIGTSRRSRWARMFDEGIGAAVVQQSGSIDVHMVTHPEARKASSWSWAALRQHHLASWLAAVVMPSAVCALLVFVLDPVLDVGGESALFFVGVLVVALLGGVAPAVLSAVLSGLLLNYFLIEPRYTLDIARPDNAITSVVLLAVAVAVAALVDSAAKRTREARQASQEAELLALFAGSVLRGADLDTLLERVRETYSQRAVSLLRVGAGIVACVGDDPCVDVGAADTAIEVGDDEFWMLLAGRKLPARDRRVLTAVAKQAAGLVEQRELAEEAGKAEAISQADELRRSLLSAVSHDLRTPMAAAKAAVSSLRSDDVDFSAEDTSELLATIEESVDQLTALVGNLLDSSRLAAGVLKPELRTVYLEETVQRTLLGISKGTTGFRRHGLDRVKVDVADAAVLADGGLLERVLANLIDNALRYAPDSPVRVTAGRVGDRVLIAVIDEGPGIPRGTESQLFAPFQRLGDQDNSIGVGLGLSVARGFVEAMGGTITATDTPGGGLTVEIDLAVP; from the coding sequence GTGACCGTCCGGACCGGCGCTCAGAAGAAGCGCGGTGAGCTGCGCATCTATCTGGGCGCCGCACCCGGTGTCGGCAAGACCTACGCGATGCTCGGCGAGGCGCACCGGCGGTTGGAGCGCGGCACCGACGTGGTCGCCGCAGTGGTGGAGACACACGGCCGCACGAAGACCGCCGAGCTTCTCGAGGGCGTCGAAAACGTGCCGCCGAAGCTGATCGAGTACCGCGGCAAGCAGTTCCCGGAACTCGACGTCGAGGCGGTGCTGCGGCGTGCACCGCAGGTCGTCCTCGTCGACGAACTGGCCCATACCAACACCCCGGGCAGCAAAAACCCCAAGCGGTGGCAGGACGTCGAGGAACTGCTCGACGCCGGGATCACCGTCATCTCGACGGTCAACGTCCAGCACCTCGAGAGCCTCAACGACGTCGTCACCCAGATCACCGGCATCGAGCAACAGGAGAAGGTGCCCGACGAGATTGTGCGAGCCGCGGACCAGATCGAGCTGGTCGACATCACGCCGGAAGCATTGCGGCGCAGACTTGCCCACGGCAACGTGTATGCCCCGGAACGCATCGACGCGGCAATGTCCAACTACTTCCGCAGGGGCAATCTGACCGCGCTTCGCGAGCTCGCGTTGCTGTGGCTGGCCGACCAGGTCGACTCCGCATTGGAGCGCTACCGCGAAGAGAATCAGATCACCGCAACCTGGGAGGCCCGCGAACGCGTCGTTGTCGCGGTGACCGGTGGCGCGGAGTCAGAAACGTTGGTGCGCAGGGCGTCTCGGATCGCGTCGAAGTCCAGTGCCGAGCTGATGGTGGTGCACGTCGTCCGTGGCGACGGCTTGTCCGGCGTCTCGGCGCTGCAGATGGGCAAGATTCGAGAGTTGGCGGCGAGCCTCGGTGCCACCGTGCATACCGTCGTCGGCGACGATGTACCAAGCGCCTTAATGGATTTCGCGCGCGACGAGAATGCCACCCAGCTGGTGATCGGAACATCGCGGCGGTCCCGGTGGGCGCGGATGTTCGACGAGGGCATCGGTGCGGCCGTGGTCCAGCAGTCCGGCTCGATCGACGTGCACATGGTCACCCATCCCGAGGCGCGCAAGGCGTCGTCGTGGTCGTGGGCCGCTTTGCGTCAGCACCATCTGGCGTCGTGGCTGGCGGCCGTCGTGATGCCTTCGGCCGTCTGTGCGCTGCTGGTCTTCGTGCTCGATCCGGTGCTCGACGTCGGCGGGGAGAGCGCGCTGTTCTTCGTGGGGGTGCTGGTCGTCGCGCTGCTCGGAGGCGTTGCGCCGGCAGTGTTGTCGGCCGTGTTGTCCGGCTTGCTGCTCAACTACTTCCTAATCGAACCGCGCTACACACTCGATATCGCCCGGCCGGACAACGCGATCACCAGCGTCGTGCTGCTCGCGGTCGCCGTGGCCGTCGCGGCGCTGGTCGACAGTGCGGCCAAACGCACCCGCGAGGCGAGGCAGGCGTCGCAGGAGGCCGAACTGCTGGCGCTGTTCGCGGGCTCGGTGTTGCGTGGTGCCGACCTGGACACCCTGCTGGAGCGCGTGCGGGAGACGTATTCACAACGGGCCGTGAGCCTGTTGCGCGTCGGCGCGGGGATCGTCGCGTGTGTCGGTGACGACCCGTGCGTCGACGTCGGTGCTGCGGACACCGCCATCGAGGTGGGCGACGACGAGTTCTGGATGCTGCTGGCGGGACGCAAGCTGCCCGCGCGTGACCGTCGGGTCCTCACGGCCGTCGCAAAGCAGGCGGCAGGTTTGGTCGAGCAGCGCGAGCTTGCCGAGGAAGCCGGTAAGGCCGAAGCGATCTCGCAGGCCGATGAATTGCGGCGTTCGCTGTTGTCGGCGGTCAGCCACGACCTGCGGACTCCCATGGCGGCGGCAAAGGCGGCGGTGTCGAGCCTGCGCAGCGACGACGTCGACTTCTCCGCCGAGGACACCTCGGAGTTGTTGGCGACCATCGAAGAATCCGTCGACCAGTTGACCGCGCTGGTCGGTAATCTGCTCGATTCGTCGCGACTGGCCGCCGGGGTGTTGAAGCCCGAGCTACGCACCGTCTATCTCGAGGAGACGGTGCAGCGGACCCTGCTCGGAATCAGCAAGGGTACGACCGGTTTTCGGCGACATGGGTTGGACCGTGTCAAGGTCGATGTGGCCGATGCCGCAGTACTGGCCGACGGCGGACTGCTGGAGCGGGTACTGGCCAACCTGATCGACAACGCGCTGAGGTACGCACCGGACAGCCCGGTGCGCGTGACCGCGGGTCGGGTCGGCGACCGGGTGCTGATCGCCGTCATCGACGAGGGGCCGGGCATCCCGCGCGGCACCGAATCGCAGTTGTTCGCCCCGTTCCAGCGTCTCGGCGATCAGGACAACAGCATCGGTGTCGGCCTTGGACTTTCGGTTGCGCGCGGGTTCGTCGAAGCCATGGGCGGCACGATCACGGCAACCGACACCCCCGGGGGCGGGCTCACCGTCGAGATCGACCTGGCGGTGCCATGA